Proteins from one Triticum aestivum cultivar Chinese Spring chromosome 7A, IWGSC CS RefSeq v2.1, whole genome shotgun sequence genomic window:
- the LOC123151585 gene encoding disease resistance protein RGA2, producing MDTATLVAGGGGGRELQPRASGGSIEGEVEQLSTALGDGKSVPTEAEGNGIKIVQLRRLLEEEGRDVASRADALVSELQPWSSGGGIEGKVRQLHTAQEVFKLVLAEAEGKQIENVELARSLKKFRQMASRAGDLVGELEHYRIQEELEQEGHEDDDHEKDSRVDGSQSRLILENTESAEVFQVGQDTGEDCAFCTEDSSSAALQILPYVANSTVPASNTSLEPRLGISREINELIQACCKMAKILLEALVPAKLDDLSRIVQKNQSIGTNLRETSSFLTEPKVYGRDEDRDRIIRKLTSDESAGQDLSILCIIGYGGVGKTTLANVVFNDSAVSKHFPVRLWVYVSAHFDQAKIIRKMLESLTGNKHEDIKSLKDLQRTLESEVKSKRVLLILDDIWEDSQKEKWDDLLTPLQSNGVKGNKILVTTRKPSVEKFMRANAKINLEGLDPDDFWHLFTECVFGNENYKVPPKLQKIGKEILVKLKGNPLAAKSLGKVLRRDHNPDFWATILDNNEWKHRTDDYDIMPALMISYKYLPEHLQQCFSYCSLFPKYHRYEKKRLVNIWIAQDLVSSTDVRLEEVGGQFFHDLVEWGFFQKEFEFGDLHIMHDLIHDLAQKVSSDDTYTIENSEHKEAPWLVRHVSVITAREYTSQVDGTVLLNEPFVQEFANSFGKLKQSKLSTFMLFGPLDLAIGNTIRQEFSEVNSVRVLTLEMAVFDLDLVIVNISAFVNLRYLELSCFYKGPRLELPEAICSLSHLQVLDIMKNWGDSTVLPRGMNKLGKLRHFIARDELHAKIAGVGKMVSLQELKTFCVRKASEFSIIQLKRLNQLRESIRICNLKDVGSQEEAAEARICDKVHLTTLHLSWSGVNGQNVGFSSNCSILEDLQPHAGLVNLKIEAYRYPSPSWLSNNIHLTSLRSLHLDNCKKWCTIPEPKHLPLLRELDLRHMPRVREIVIGRLEILVLYYLPCLRRCAVLNEEQLSESLQVLKVENCDRLVEFPLPVLQDFQFTSLHRLVVHMYFCFRHTNIPQLLRMDSLKHVDLWLQPSCQEFQLRLGPSNALRMQIIGSHSQPVLRIEESLFGFDKLKNLVELEITTYPHLTYLPWEGLQHLTSLKRFKMIVCSKLFSNNVEFILPPSVEELEFHSCNITEQHLSQLLLNLPSLKKLVITNCEEVTSLPVGLFTDEHSQMPEGSWHIASNCLPSLERLQITFPEGSSVIAAMHFSNRKGFGRFVSLREVIIENCPTPLSTMVSGRASKVPPPSLVKLIVTDIEDSCLQFSQLSCLVELQVLRCSSLTSVNLDSCTALQDLKIEGCKLLSSIEGLQSCKTLRHLSIHGSEALLSLGASLSTLTTVSIEKNPNLACLDLHTCTALQKLRIEGCATMASFEGIKSLVGLKELRVENSPGFIRSWISAAAEVESEDSYFMGTLQVLDIDDISVLCMPICCQLTSLKTLTIDGARTVGVLTDDHEKALLLLTSLRHLELNNFKHLRSLPAEFQSLASLERFTLVNCERITSLPVGGLPASLKDMDLKGCSKELNASCIENYQARRLHLWVDGTAYE from the exons ATGGACACGGCGACGCTcgttgcgggcggcggcggcggacgtgagCTGCAGCCGCGGGCGTCTGGAGGGAGCATCGAGGGTGAGGTGGAGCAGCTTAGCACTGCCCTGGGAGACGGGAAGTCGGTGCCCACTGAGGCCGAGGGGAATGGAATCAAGATCGTGCAACTCCGGCggcttctcgaggaggaaggccgcGATGTGGCTTCACGCGCCGACGCCCTCGTGAGCGAGCTGCAGCCGTGGTCGTCCGGCGGGGGGATCGAGGGTAAGGTCCGGCAGCTTCACACCGCCCAGGAAGTCTTCAAGTTGGTGCTCGCTGAGGCCGAGGGCAAGCAGATCGAAAACGTGGAGTTGGCCCGGTCTCTCAAGAAATTCCGTCAGATGGCCTCCCGCGCGGGCGACCTCGTGGGCGAGCTGGAGCACTACCGCATCCAGGAAGAGCTTGAGCAAGAGGGGCACGAGGATGATGACCATGAGAAG GATAGTCGGGTGGATGGATCCCAGAGCCGCCTGATTCTGGAGAACACGGAGTCGGCCGAGGTGTTTCAG GTTGGTCAAGATACTGGAGAAGATTGTGCTTTTTGCACAGAAGATTCATCTTCAGCCGCTCTTCAGATTCTGCCCTATGTTGCCAACTCTACGGTCCCTGCTAGCAACACTAGCCTGGAACCTCGTCTTGGCATTTCACGTGAGATAAATGAACTCATTCAGGCATGCTGCAAAATGGCCAAGATTCTGCTCGAGGCTCTTGTGCCAGCAAAACTGGATGACCTTTCCCGTATTGTGCAGAAAAATCAGAGCATAGGAACCAATCTTCGAGAGACGTCGTCTTTCCTCACTGAACCCAAAGTTTATGGTAGGGACGAGGACCGGGATCGGATAATAAGAAAGCTAACAAGTGATGAATCTGCTGGGCAAGACCTCTCCATCCTTTGTATCATCGGTTATGGAGGTGTTGGGAAGACTACTCTGGCCAATGTGGTATTCAATGATTCGGCTGTCTCAAAGCATTTTCCTGTACGACTGTGGGTTTATGTGTCTGCTCACTTTGACCAAGCTAAGATTATACGCAAAATGTTGGAGTCCTTGACTGGGAACAAGCATGAAGACATCAAGAGTTTGAAGGACCTCCAGAGGACTCTGGAATCTGAAGTGAAGTCAAAAAGGGTGCTTCTTATTCTGGATGACATCTGGGAAGACAGCCAAAAGGAAAAATGGGATGATCTGTTAACTCCACTACAGTCCAATGGAGTCAAGGGAAACAAGATACTTGTCACAACTCGGAAGCCTTCTGTTGAGAAATTCATGAGAGCGAATGCTAAAATTAATCTGGAGGGTTTAGATCCAGATGACTTTTGGCATTTGTTTACGGAATGCGTTTTTGGAAATGAGAACTACAAAGTACCTCCAAAACTGCAGAAAATTGGGAAGGAGATACTTGTCAAATTAAAAGGCAATCCTTTAGCAGCAAAAAGTCTGGGCAAAGTATTGAGAAGGGATCATAATCCTGATTTCTGGGCAACTATTCTGGATAATAATGAATGGAAGCACAGAACTGATGACTATGATATCATGCCGGCCTTGATGATCAGCTACAAATATTTGCCAGAGCACCTCCAGCAGTGCTTCTCGTACTGTTCTTTGTTCCCCAAGTATCATAGGTATGAGAAAAAACGTCTGGTCAATATTTGGATAGCCCAGGATTTGGTATCTTCCACTGATGTACGGCTGGAGGAAGTTGGAGGTCAGTTCTTCCATGATCTAGTCGAGTGGGGATTTTTCCAAAAGGAATTTGAATTTGGAGACTTACACATCATGCATGATCTCATTCATGATTTGGCACAGAAAGTTTCGTCGGACGACACGTACACTATAGAGAACAGTGAGCATAAAGAAGCACCCTGGCTTGTTCGTCATGTCAGTGTAATCACAGCAAGGGAGTACACGTCTCAAGTAGATGGAACGGTGCTTCTTAATGAGCCTTTTGTGCAAGAGTTTGCCAATTCATTCGGCAAATTGAAACAAAGTAAATTAAGCACATTTATGCTATTTGGACCGCTTGACTTGGCTATTGGAAACACAATTCGTCAAGAATTCAGTGAGGTGAACTCGGTTCGTGTGTTGACATTGGAGATGGCAGTCTTTGATTTAGATTTAGTGATAGTAAACATCTCAGCATTTGTCAATCTTCGCTATCTGGAGTTGAGCTGCTTTTATAAGGGACCCAGGTTAGAACTGCCAGAGGCAATATGTAGCCTATCTCATCTGCAAGTCCTGGATATAATGAAGAACTGGGGAGATAGCACAGTTTTACCGAGAGGCATGAACAAGCTTGGTAAGTTGCGCCATTTTATTGCCAGAGATGAGTTGCATGCAAAAATAGCAGGTGTTGGGAAGATGGTTTCCCTTCAAGAGCTCAAGACATTTTGTGTTCGAAAGGCAAGTGAGTTCAGCATAATACAACTCAAAAGATTGAATCAACTCAGAGAATCAATTAGAATTTGCAATCTTAAAGATGTAGGAAGCCAAGAGGAGGCTGCGGAAGCAAGGATATGTGACAAGGTCCACCTCACTACTCTGCACCTATCATGGAGTGGTGTGAATGGGCAAAACGTTGGTTTTTCAAGTAACTGTTCTATCCTCGAGGATCTCCAGCCACATGCTGGCCTTGTAAATCTTAAAATCGAAGCATACAGATATCCTTCACCGTCATGGCTCAGCAACAATATTCATCTCACCTCATTGCGGTCACTCCATCTGGATAACTgcaaaaaatggtgcacaattcCAGAACCCAAGCACTTGCCTCTGCTCCGAGAGCTAGATTTGCGTCATATGCCTCGTGTTCGTGAAATCGTGATTGGTCGTTTGGAGATTCTGGTATTATACTACTTGCCATGTTTGAGGCGCTGCGCAGTTTTGAACGAGGAACAGTTATCTGAGAGTCTACAGGTTCTCAAAGTTGAGAATTGTGATCGATTGGTAGAGTTTCCCTTGCCGGTACTGCAAGACTTCCAGTTTACTAGTCTTCACCGGCTTGTCGTTCATATGTACTTTTGCTTCAGACACACTAACATCCCTCAGCTTCTGCGCATGGATTCTCTAAAGCATGTAGATTTGTGGTTGCAACCATCTTGCCAGGAATTTCAACTACGATTAGGCCCATCAAATGCGCTCCGCATGCAAATCATAGGAAGTCATTCTCAACCTGTTCTGAGAATAGAGGAAAGTTTGTTCGGGTTTGACAAACTAAAAAATTTGGTGGAGCTTGAAATCACAACGTATCCACATCTGACATACCTGCCATGGGAGGGCTTGCAACACTTGACATcgttgaaaaggttcaaaatgatAGTGTGCAGCAAACTGTTTTCTAATAATGTTGAGTTCATTCTGCCACCATCAGTTGAAGAACTCGAGTTCCATTCCTGCAATATTACGGAGCAACATCTGTCGCAACTCCTGCTGAACCTTCCATCACTCAAGAAACTTGTCATAACTAACTGTGAAGAGGTAACGTCCTTACCTGTAGGGCTGTTTACAGATGAACACAGCCAAATGCCAGAAGGCTCGTGGCACATTGCTTCCAATTGTTTGCCGAGTCTTGAGAGGTTGCAGATCACCTTCCCAGAGGGTAGTAGTGTAATTGCGGCGATGCATTTTTCAAACCGGAAGGGCTTTGGAAGATTTGTCTCTCTCAGGGAAGTCATCATTGAAAATTGTCCTACTCCCCTATCCACTATGGTTTCAGGAAGAGCATCTAAAGTCCCTCCACCTTCTCTAGTAAAACTCATTGTGACTGACATCGAGGACAGCTGTCTGCAGTTTTCACAACTCTCTTGCCTTGTTGAATTACAAGTCTTGCGATGTTCGTCTTTGACAAGCGTCAACCTGGATTCTTGCACCGCATTACAAGACCTCAAGATTGAAGGATGTAAATTGCTATCGTCAATTGAAGGTTTGCAATCATGTAAAACGTTGCGGCATTTGAGCATCCACGGTAGTGAAGCGCTACTATCACTCGGAGCATCGCTTAGCACCCTGACAACAGTGAGTATAGAGAAGAATCCAAATTTGGCATGTCTTGACCTGCACACATGTACAGCACTGCAGAAACTACGCATCGAAGGCTGTGCTACAATGGCTTCTTTTGAAGGTATTAAATCCCTTGTTGGTCTGAAGGAGTTGAGAGTTGAGAACTCTCCAGGCTTCAT